The genomic DNA ATCGCTTTTGTTTGGCGATCTCCGCGTCGCGAAAGGCCGCGTCGGGATGGGTGAAGTCGGGGGAACAGCACATCATCGGGATCACCATCCCGTGCCCTTCGACTTCGCTTCGAAAGCGTGCCCAGTTCGACTGGTCGGCCATTTCCAGAAAACCGGCGTACCACTCCAATCCCTGGACGTCCAGCTTCGACGCCAGGTCGATCCATTGGGAGACCGTCATCGTGCCATCTTTGCACAACGCTTGCATGAAGGCTTTTGGGAACGCGGCTAGTTTAGGCATGGTCGACTCGGTGGCTGGTGGTTGAAATGCGGTGACGTGGGAACGGTTTGCTGTTGGCTTACGCGGTCCCCAACAGCGAACGGACGGCTTCGCCGATGTTGGCTTGCCGCATCAGCGACTCGCCAACCAAGATCGCCTTGACGCCCGCCGCCCCTAGCATCTTCACATCCTCGTAAGTGCGAATGCCGCTCTCGCCGACAAGCAGCCGGTCGGTTGGAATTTGCGATCGCATGCGGACGGTATGCTGTAGATCGGTATGGAAGGTGCGAAGGTCGCGGTTGTTGACACCGACCAAGCGGCCATCGGTCGCCAGTACGGCGGGCAGATTTTCGTCGTCGTAGAATTCGATCAACGTCTGCAGTCCCAGTTCAGCGGCTTGGCGATGCAGCGTGATCAGTTCTTCGGAGCTCAGGCATTCTGCGATCAGCAACACGCAATCGGCTCCCGCGGCTCGCGCTTCGAGCAATTGGTAGCGGTCGATGATGAAGTCTTTTCGCAGCAACGGGATCTCGACTGCGGCCCGGATCTGTCGCAGGAAATCCAACGAGCCTTGGAAGAAAGTCTCGTCGGTCAGGACGCTGATGCAAGCGGCACCGGATTGAGCGTACGCGGTGGCGATCGCGACTGGATCGAAGTCCTCGCGGATGATCCCCGCCGAAGGGCTGGCCTTCTTGACCTCCGCGATCAACCGCACGTCGGGCGTGGCGGCGAGGGCTGCGGTAAAGTCCAAGGTCGGCGGTGCGGCGGCGGCCAACGCCTCCAGCTTCTCAATTGGTTGAACCAGCTTTGCTGCCGCGACTTCTTGGTGCTTCTTGGCGATGATCGTGTCGAGGATGGTGCTCATACGGGCAAATGTCCAGTCGTCCAACGTGAAAATAGGGGCAGAGAATCCCGCATTCTAAATCAGCGCCACGGGACAGCAAGCGTGGCGGCCTTTCATTTGCCCAAACCTCGACGATAATTACAGTTGGCATCCAATGTA from Rosistilla oblonga includes the following:
- the trpC gene encoding indole-3-glycerol phosphate synthase TrpC produces the protein MSTILDTIIAKKHQEVAAAKLVQPIEKLEALAAAAPPTLDFTAALAATPDVRLIAEVKKASPSAGIIREDFDPVAIATAYAQSGAACISVLTDETFFQGSLDFLRQIRAAVEIPLLRKDFIIDRYQLLEARAAGADCVLLIAECLSSEELITLHRQAAELGLQTLIEFYDDENLPAVLATDGRLVGVNNRDLRTFHTDLQHTVRMRSQIPTDRLLVGESGIRTYEDVKMLGAAGVKAILVGESLMRQANIGEAVRSLLGTA